A window from Centropristis striata isolate RG_2023a ecotype Rhode Island chromosome 2, C.striata_1.0, whole genome shotgun sequence encodes these proteins:
- the depdc7a gene encoding DEP domain-containing protein 7: MHRTPEPGMAGKPFRATYIWGSIISNLHTHVEVKRRRHNLKSYHDCFLGSEAVDVVLAHITLNRFFGDDAVPRYKAVRLCQALMDSRVFEPVGVKVFGKEKKRATFEDSSCSLYRFLSPTTGSTTSLTNTKSHSTTTIESGYDSPSMNRNKNSYSPSRERQGVLSYSSHSPVKTDKSLEDVLGNLNLSSTITPQMINLGLSQELVNEVWHQQAVFRLLQLIELPLLEKLLEGKDPSRPPLHGMDSDPDLLYTSSYLDREVLKAFSEAQADEWMSGAVDCLEFLPDELVVEVSRGLAGCADDLLRCKSLLYDVLAQHYGHTQQPPLLSNHIFDIHSGISELLVNGKQEPALEALQLSLKLQDSRSREELRRLLRFMAIAAKPQEVKLHKEIENRMAVKRSFSSSIVYSRRLSKGKVDLMVLFMMDNHCDLFKIPVSLHKMVSDRIMNILNGKDPDAITGSAYCTRLSAQAFSENAQKTTKEELWSLLRTVHENPKLSAKEKRRLLGQFYKGHPEIFVQYFGNRLSSVNMLLQ; encoded by the exons ATGCATCGAACACCAG AACCAGGTATGGCTGGGAAGCCTTTCCGGGCCACGTACATCTGGGGAAGCATCATCTCCAATCTCCACACTCATGTAGAAGTTAAGCGCCGGCGCCACAACCTTAAGTCCTACCATGACTGCTTCCTTGGCTCAGAGGCGGTGGACGTGGTGCTGGCACACATCACCCTGAACCGTTTCTTTGGTGATGATGCGGTGCCCCGCTACAAGGCCGTCCGGCTTTGTCAGGCCCTGATGGACTCGAGGGTGTTTGAGCCGGTGGGCGTGAAAGTATTTGGGAAAGAAAAGAAGCGAGCCACATTTGAGGACAGCAGCTGCAGTTTGTACAGGTTCCTGAGCCCGACGACCGGCTCCACAACATCGCTGACCAACACCAAGTCTCACTCCACGACCACCATTGAGAGCGGCTATGACTCACCGAGCATGAACAGGAACAAGAACAGCTACAGTCCGTCACGTGAAAG ACAAGGGGTGCTGAGCTACTCCAGCCACTCtcctgtaaaaacagacaaatcacTGGAGGACGTGCTGGGAAACCTCAACCTGAGCTCTACCATCACCCCTCAGATGATCAACCTCGGCCTCTCACAAGAGC TTGTGAACGAGGTGTGGCACCAGCAGGCGGTGTTCAGGCTGTTGCAGCTGATAGAGCTCCCCCTGTTGGAGAAGCTGTTGGAAGGCAAAGACCCGTCCCGGCCTCCCCTGCATGGCATGGACAGTGACCCCGACCTGTTGTACACATCAAGCTACCTAGACAGAGAAGTTCTCAAGGCCTTCAGTGAAGCACA GGCTGATGAGTGGATGTCAGGGGCTGTGGACTGTCTGGAGTTTCTGCCTGATGAGCTGGTGGTGGAGGTCAGTCGAGGTTTAGCTGGCTGTGCAGACGACCTGCTCCGATGTAAGAGTCTGCTCTATGACGTCCTGGCTCAGCATTACggtcacacccaacagccacctCTGCTCAGCAACCACATTTTCGACATTCACTCCGGCATCTCGGAGCTACTCG TGAATGGCAAGCAAGAGCCGGCTCTAGAGGCTCTGCAGCTGAGTCTGAAGCTGCAGGATTCTCGCAGCAGGGAGGAGCTCCGCAGGCTCCTGAGATTCATGGCTATCGCAGCCAAACCACAGGAGGTCAAACTGCACAAGGAG ATTGAGAACAGAATGGCGGTGAAAAGGTCATTCTCAAGTTCAATTGTCTACAGCAGAAGACTCTCCAAAGGAAAGGTGGACCTGATGGTTCTCTTCATGATGGATAACCACTGTGATCTGTTCAAA ATTCCTGTTTCATTGCACAAGATGGTCAGTGACAGAATAATGAATATTTTGAATGGGAAGGATCCAGATGCAATAACAG GATCAGCATACTGCACAAGACTGAGCGCTCAGGCCTTCtcagaaaatgcacaaaaaaccACTAAAGAGGAACTCTGGTCTTTACTGCGGACAGTCCATGAGAACCCTAAACTCTCTGCGAAAGAAAAAAGACGGCTGCTGGGACAGTTTTATAAAGGCCACCCAGAGATTTTTGTTCAGTACTTTGGAAATAGATTATCAAGTGTCAACATGTTACTacagtga
- the cstf3 gene encoding cleavage stimulation factor subunit 3 produces MSTEGAADQAAAEYIPEKVKKAEKKLEENPYDLDAWSILIREAQNQPIDKARKTYERLVAQFPSSGRFWKLFIEAEIKAKNYDKVEKLFQRCLMKVLHIDLWKCYLSYVRETKGKLPSYKEKMAQAYDFALDKIGMEIMSYQIWVDYINFLKGVEAVGSYAENQRITAVRRVYQRGCVNPMINIEQLWRDYSKYEEGINVHLAKKMIEDRSRDYMNARRVAKEYETVMKGLDRNAPSVPPQNSPQEAQQVEMWKKYIQWEKSNPLRTEDQTLITKRVMFAYEQCLLVLGHHPDIWYEAAQYLEQSSKLLAEKGDMNNSKLFSDEAANIYERAIGTLLKKNMLLYFSFADYEESRMKYEKVHSIYNKLLAIEDIDPTLVYIQYMKFARRAEGIKSGRTIFKKAREDARTRHHVYVTAALMEYYCSKDKSVAFKIFELGLKKYGDIPEYILAYIDYLSHLNEDNNTRVLFERVLTSGSLSPEKSGEVWARFLAFESNIGDLASILKVERRRFTAFKDEYEGKETALLVDRYKFMDLYPCSTSELKALGYKDVSRAKLAAMLPETVVVPSAPTLKDEADRKPEYPKPDTHQMIPFQPRHLAPPGLHPVPGGVFPVPPAAVVLMKLLPPPTCFTGPFVQVDELMETFRRCTLPETVDAAVELITGRQPDAGGEGNGSMENHAVAKSLKRPNADSDEEDDKGAVAPPIHDIYRARQQKRIR; encoded by the exons AACCAACCTATAGATAAAGCAAGGAAGACATATGAGCGACTTGTCGCGCAGTTTCCAAGTTCGGGCAGATTCTGGAAACTATTCATTGAAGCCGAG ATCAAGGCTAAAAACTATGACAAGGTAGAAAAG TTGTTTCAGAGATGCCTAATGAAAGTATTGCACATCGACCTGTGGAAATGTTACCTCTCTTATGTTCGAGAGACCAAAGGGAAGCTGCCAAGCTACAA AGAGAAGATGGCCCAGGCATATGACTTTGCCCTGGATAAAATAGGCATGGAAATAATGTCCTATCAG ATTTGGGTGGACTACATCAACTTCCTCAAAGGAGT TGAGGCTGTGGGATCCTACGCAGAGAACCAACGGATCACTGCAGTACGGAGAGTTTACCAGAGAGGCTGTGTCAACCCCATGATCAACATCGAGCAGCTCTGGAGAGATTATAGCAAATATGAGGAG GGAATCAATGTGCACTTGGCCAAAAAGATGATTGAGGACCGAAGTAGGGACTACATGAATGCAAGGAGAGTGGCAAAG GAGTATGAGACTGTGATGAAGGGGTTGGACAGGAATGCACCCTCAGTACCGCCCCAGAACTCCCCTCAGGAAGCTCAGCAAGTGGAAATGTGGAAGAAGTACATccagtgggaaaaaagcaacccACTACGCACAGAAGACCAGACCCTCATCACAAAGAGAG TGATGTTTGCCTATGAGCAGTGCCTGCTGGTGCTGGGCCACCATCCTGACATATGGTATGAGGCAGCACAGTACCTCGAACAGTCCAGCAAACTGCTGGCAGAGAAAGGG gaTATGAATAACTCTAAGCTCTTCAGTGACGAGGCTGCTAACATTTATGAACGTGCCATTGGGACTCTTCTGAAGAAGAACATGCTGCTGTATTTTTCATTCGCAGATTATGAAGAA AGTCGCATGAAGTACGAGAAGGTCCACAGCATCTATAACAAACTGTTGGCCATTGAGGACATTGACCCCACGCTGGTTTACATTCAGTACATGAAGTTTGCCAGGAGGGCAGAGGGGATCAAGTCAGGTCGCACCATCTTCAAAAAGGCCAGAGAGGATGCACGCACACGTCACCATGTGTATGTGACGGCAGCACTGATGGAGTACTACTGCAGCAAG GACAAATCGGTGGCCTTCAAGATTTTTGAGCTCGGTTTGAAGAAATACGGAGACATTCCAGAATACATACTGGCATACATTGATTACCTCTCACATCTTAACG AGGACAATAACACCAGGGTTCTGTTTGAACGTGTCCTCACCTCAGGAAGCTTGTCACCAGAAAAGTCAGG tgaGGTCTGGGCTCGGTTCCTGGCTTTTGAGAGCAACATAGGAGACCTTGCCAGTATACTGAAAGTGGAGCGCAGGCGGTTCACTGCCTTCAAAGACGAGTATGAGGGCAAAGAAACAGCCTTGCTCGTGGATAGATACAAGTTCATGGACCTGTATCCCTGCTCTACGAGTGAGCTCAAGGCCCTTGGATACAAG GATGTGTCTCGTGCCAAACTGGCAGCCATGCTTCCAGAGACAGTTGTGGTGCCCTCTGCGCCCACACTAAAGGATGAAGCCGATCGTAAACCTGAGTACCCCAAACCTGACACCCATCAGATGATCCCCTTCCAGCCACGTCACCTCGCCC CTCCAGGCTTACACCCTGTCCCTGGTGGAGTTTTCCCAGTCCCCCCAGCTGCTGTTGTTCTTATGAAGCTGCTCCCTCCGCCTACATGCTTCACT GGACCTTTTGTTCAAGTGGATGAGCTCATGGAAACATTCAGGAGATGCACACTTCCTGAGA ctgtTGATGCTGCTGTAGAGCTTATCACTGGTAGACAGCCCGATGCAGGAGGGGAGGGCAATGGATCCATGGAGAACCATGCTGTTGCCAAGTCACTCAAGAGGCCTAATGCCGACTCAGACGAGGAGGACGACAAAGGAGCGGTCGCTCCGCCCATACACGACATCTACCGCGCACGCCAACAGAAGAGGATTCGATAA
- the prrg4 gene encoding transmembrane gamma-carboxyglutamic acid protein 4: MLFHLFILLQLLSCGDLACMRRLQSKHEDQQVFVDEGDANSFLGRHLLFNRFDFEIFVPGDLERECFEEVCNYEEAREVFENIPATDVFWKEYTSDKDRRPSRIDVTSLLVGLIGAGVAIVIIGLLVWYYCQGKCKDNFSRTSSIRARPRRSNASLIMRRLEEVSLQPVLPPVPPPSMEEIDPPGLPSYEQAIAKSGTHDAPPPPYPGSRAGSIRR; this comes from the exons ATGTTGTTTCATCTGTTCATACTCCTTCAACTCCTGTCATGTGGAGATCTGGCCTGCATGAGGAGGTTGCAGTCGAAACATGAGGACCAACAAG TGTTTGTGGATGAGGGGGACGCAAATTCGTTCCTGGGTCGCCATCTGCTGTTCAACCGGTTTGATTTTGAGATTTTCGTTCCTGGAGATCTGGAGAGGGAGTGCTTTGAAGAAGTTTGCAATTACGAGGAAGCAAGGGAGGTCTTTGAAAACATCCCGGCTACA gaTGTTTTCTGGAAGGAATACACTTCAG ATAAGGACAGGCGCCCCTCGCGGATTGATGTGACGTCTCTTTTGGTGGGACTGATTGGTGCTGGAGTGGCCATTGTTATTATTGGCCTCCTGGTATGGTATTACTGTCAAGGCAAATGCAAGGACAACTTCAGCCGCACAAG CTCCATTCGGGCGCGACCGAGGAGGAGTAATGCTTCTCTAATAATGCGACGACTAGAGGAGGTGTCCTTGCAGCCTGTGCTCCCACCTGTGCCCCCACCTTCTATGGAGGAAATCGACCCCCCGGGGCTGCCTTCCTATGAGCAGGCAATCGCAAAAAGTGGAACGCACGACGCCCCACCTCCTCCTTATCCTGG ttCACGAGCTGGAAGTATTCGGAGGTAG
- the qser1 gene encoding glutamine and serine-rich protein 1 yields the protein MMDRNYPTSSFADALAPPAQTVASWAYDRNTASVKPSSSYGAAHLDAELLQRQSYTSTHQLPTYTTSHLPAAAGALDSSSNTSETSIMSFLSAMESRSLQAGPVSASLLPPFRPPSWPAGTNSSSTELYLTGALPSTATFPSPAALSSYQHTGAYPSRSYATNPSLALQDPAFSTSTNGLFSHHDPLLHLKSSQSVLPTALAFNHLSSPALGSTLPVQSSTYRSAQESAPHLLQPQFSLLPSALPAPHGATQAYGAAVFSGSIERALQRECSVIKHHQRPSSSHSLQGYFGSGSEADVSYQQDPSRQTPASCSPTTGGDSSQGVNRAPQPKTDSVTQAYSSTSVQKAKDCSSKLAPHPTGGEESREHSQNLTGGSPDRYSSPGQKQNSVISNQQSVHLSSLMSSSLSQPYITPHTQSQPSHSSSDKHSPLYKTLSSLSSQSENVATVSQTLVYSSSPGLSQEQEIQYGAQVQGLCQGNLSESYPTSHSQGTPNVTFTSQSQGQASVTQSYATGQSLNLNSSYPPTCVRSLPTSNSSQDYALMQATVGGKTHDTLSQQQTQPHKYVLSAPLPTYSSTSQALQNNSRSSIQDIKPTYGKQKLGELPLQDIDALQQASMEASAAASNMSAHNNVIYVVSKMDDHHKTQSVIRSNSRSDDQLTGLGHAITAQVKDERMGNLSQQHIHLSSANGQETANAKTTNSSIISSHVPLSSEQLKQHSLQLKSPEPLQQNHQNHTQSQSQTPAAHTQFITVPSTQVLLEPNQMILLQQPLVHHSPNTSKVVSVQGIQPAQDLGPVHVQYLQMGRELLGPSITETQRQQAAVVSEQSSGCSDSSKHHYSQSANQQTNDAKNHFALNSICFPDSMLLADDRNILSNVDDILAATVAACGVTPQDFVKATSSAEAEMAVMASPVDSKGHFQTVDIRHMSPSFSSAQQSIMTNTNSLMTMTLNGAQMATDCHSQSVHHNSSELDTNGDGGSSENDYHLAGQVYDPPGLQSRLKGNAKGIKTEDGLMESPGGEDFSKKKARSKSLTKPGPEEDSGQAKSAKRSGQAKRQNSRGSDVSSPSASQGVYDGCPQQERIRQKIREVEEKQPEVKTGFIGSFLDFIKSGPKQQYSPNPTRTISRPRKPCTSSKPPPCTLPSLPPKLQTLPPGPLIPQESQVVSSQQKRLEEDLQKNLETLPSFSSDEEENTGKNQALRNSISSALSALDESSDRKTRTDNQIPASMLKLDQVPTMPHTATGTCLLRVTPPAPTTNTVSLGTVFVAKEESKENPPGQLAAQLTSVAIEGLTDEELSDSGGEGMYRERDEFVVRNEDIESLKVTMRAGSEPPAIWKVQKALLQKFVPELRDGKRVFSATNSYLGYFGDAKTMYQRVYVKFLDTVNKREYVRVCSRKPRCKPMNSLRGVQVKTLLGLTAAPCSVSQSQKPRPKQLKPRAEPPPKKRRKWKEEFSSTASGSSAEEGGEDDELNPPVPFASRLLNTRTTKETFKSFVELLISVALDEDVMTALERANDELLLPHMKRVDGMITDNRKRLLNKLHIGQVLKTALDSFPEISVVTELKKDGETPAFKVRLSGKAYNKKTMKPYKMPNKVPQEYTVDQQKTQWFSLYHSLQHYKYHTYLMCKDEIASMRVQTGDLGQEETVQKCLQNGAWVEGLYDRFGELINQVQQACR from the exons ATGATGGACAGGAACTACCCGACCTCCAGCTTTGCGGACGCGCTGGCTCCTCCAGCACAGACCGTAGCTTCTTGGGCCTATGACCGCAACACAGCTAGTGTCAAGCCAAG TTCCAGTTATGGTGCAGCACACCTTGATGCAGAGCTCCTCCAACGGCAAAGCTACACTTCCACCCACCAGCTTCCCACCTACACTACATCACaccttcctgcagcagcag GAGCACTTGACTCAAGCAGTAATACTTCTGAGACCTCAATCATGAGCTTCCTGTCAGCCATGGAATCCAGAAGCCTTCAGGCTGGCCCTGTTAGTGCCTCACTACTTCCTCCATTTAGACCCCCATCATGGCCTGCTG GTACCaactcctcctccacagagctGTATTTGACTGGTGCCCTGCCATCTACTGCCACTTTCccctctcctgctgctctgtcATCCTATCAGCACACTGGTGCCTACCCTTCCAGGAGTTATGCTACCAACCCATCCTTGGCTCTCCAGGATCCTGCCTTCAGCACTTCCACCAATGGCCTGTTTTCTCACCACGACCCCCTCCTCCATCTCAAATCAAGCCAGAGTGTGCTTCCCACTGCCCTAGCCTTCAATCATCTCTCTTCACCAGCTTTGGGCTCAACTCTGCCTGTCCAGTCCTCCACTTACAGATCAGCCCAGGAGTCAGCCCCCCACCTCCTTCAACCCCAGTTCAGCCTACTACCCTCCGCCCTGCCTGCCCCTCATGGTGCCACACAAGCCTACGGGGCAGCGGTTTTCTCAGGCTCTATTGAAAGAGCTCTTCAGCGTGAATGTAGTGTGATCAAACACCACCAGAGGCCTTCCAGCAGCCACTCCTTACAGGGATACTTTGGCTCTGGCAGTGAAGCGGATGTGTCCTACCAGCAGGACCCGTCTCGGCAGACCCCTGCGTCCTGCAGCCCTACCACAGGAGGAGATTCCTCTCAAGGGGTCAATCGTGCTCCACAACCTAAAACAGACTCAGTAACTCAAGCTTATTCGTCCACATCTGTGCAGAAGGCTAAAGACTGCTCTTCCAAACTAGCCCCACACCCTACAGGGGGTGAAGAGAGTCGAGAGCACTCTCAGAATCTGACAGGAGGGTCTCCTGACCGTTACTCCTCCCCAGGACAGAAGCAGAACTCTGTGATTTCTAATCAGCAGTCAGTCCATCTATCCAGCCTCATGTCCAGTAGTCTGTCTCAACCCTATATCACCCCCCACACCCAGTCACAGCCCTCCCATTCCTCCTCGGACAAACACTCTCCTCTTTACAAGACTCTATCTTCCCTCTCCAGCCAGTCTGAAAATGTGGCGACTGTTAGTCAGACTCTCGTTTACTCCTCCAGTCCTGGACTAAGCCAGGAGCAGGAGATCCAGTATGGAGCCCAGGTCCAGGGGTTATGTCAGGGGAATCTCTCTGAGAGCTACCCCACTTCTCACTCTCAGGGTACCCCAAATGTGACTTTTACATCTCAGTCGCAGGGGCAAGCTTCGGTGACTCAGAGCTATGCCACAGGACAATCCCTTAACCTTAACTCCTCTTACCCACCAACTTGTGTGCGAAGTTTGCCCACATCAAATTCTTCACAGGACTATGCCCTCATGCAAGCCACAGTGGGAGGTAAAACACATGACACACTATCCCAGCAGCAGACACAGCCCCATAAATATGTTTTGTCTGCACCGTTGCCTACCTATTCTTCAACTTCTCAAGCCTTACAAAATAACAGTAGATCCTCAATACAGGACATAAAGCCAACATATGGCAAACAGAAACTTGGTGAGCTTCCTCTTCAAGACATAGATGCTCTCCAGCAGGCGTCAATGGAAGCCTCTGCTGCAGCTAGCAATATGTCCGCTCACAACAATGTCATCTATGTCGTTTCAAAAATGGACGAtcatcacaaaacacaaagtgttatCCGAAGCAATTCACGATCTGATGACCAGCTCACGGGACTAGGTCATGCGATCACAGCACAGGTAAAGGATGAAAGGATGGGTAATCTGAGCCAACAGCACATTCATCTAAGCAGTGCCAATGGTCAGGAAACTGCCAACGCAAAAACCACAAACTCCAGTATTATTTCGTCACATGTACCCCTTAGCTCAGAGCAGCTCAAGCAGCACTCTCTCCAACTAAAATCTCCTGAGCCCCTTCAACAAAACCACCAGAATCACACCCAGTCCCAGAGTCAGACTCCAGCAGCCCACACCCAATTTATCACCGTCCCCAGCACTCAGGTTCTCCTTGAGCCCAACCAGATGATTCTGCTCCAGCAGCCCCTTGTCCACCATAGTCCCAACACTTCAAAGGTGGTATCAGTGCAAGGTATCCAACCAGCCCAGGATTTGGGCCCTGTCCATGTCCAGTATCTCCAGATGGGCCGAGAACTGCTGGGTCCCAGTATTACTGAAACCCAGAGACAGCAGGCCGCGGTAGTGTCTGAACAGAGCTCAGGCTGCTCTGATTCTTCTAAACACCACTACAGCCAGTCAGCAAACCAGCAAACAAATGATGCCAAGAACCACTTTGCTCTTAACTCCATTTGCTTCCCCGACTCCATGCTACTTGCAGATGACAGAAATATTTTGTCAAATGTCGATGACATCCTGGCTGCCACGGTGGCGGCCTGTGGCGTCACACCACAAGACTTTGTCAAAGCTACATCCTCTGCTGAGGCTGAAATGGCAGTGATGGCAAGCCCCGTCGATTCTAAAGGCCATTTCCAGACTGTTGATATAAGGCACATGTCACCTAGTTTCTCCTCAGCACAACAGTCAATAATGACCAACACTAACTCCCTCATGACCATGACACTAAATGGAGCTCAGATGGCCACAGACTGCCACAGTCAATCGGTTCACCACAACAGTTCTGAGCTTGACACAAATGGAGATGGAGGGAGCTCTGAGAATGACTATCACTTAGCCGGGCAGGTGTATGACCCTCCAGGTCTCCAAAGCAGACTCAAAGGGAATGCAAAAGGTATTAAAACAGAGGATGGCCTCATGGAAAGCCCAGGTGGTGAAGACTTTTCCAAAAAGAAGGCTCGCTCAAAGTCCTTGACCAAACCAGGCCCTGAGGAGGATAGTGGACAGGCCAAATCTGCCAAACGCAGTGGGCAGGCAAAGCGACAAAACTCCAGGGGTAGTGACGTCAGTTCGCCATCTGCCTCACAAGGTGTATATGATGGTTGCCCACAGCAGGAGAGAATCAGACAAAAGATCCGTGAAGTGGAAGAGAAACAGCCAGAGGTGAAAACTGGCTTCATTGGCTCTTTCCTGGACTTCATCAAATCCGGCCCCAAGCAGCAATACTCTCCAAATCCTACACGGACTATAAGTCGACCAAGAAAGCCTTGCACTTCGTCCAAACCACCGCCGTGTACGTTGCCTTCTTTGCCTCCTAAACTGCAGACTCTGCCCCCTGGGCCCTTGATTCCACAGGAGAGCCAAGTGGTGAGCTCTCAACAGAAACGACTGGAGGAAGATTTGCAAAAGAACTTGGAAACTCTGCCATCGTTCAGCTCAGATGAAGAGGAAAACACTGGGAAGAACCAGGCCCTGAGGAACAGCATCAGCTCAGCGCTGTCAGCTCTGGATGAGTCTTCAGATCGGAAAACCAGGACAG ATAACCAAATCCCCGCTTCAATGTTGAAGCTGGATCAAGTTCCCACCATGCCCCACACAGCCACCGGGACCTGTTTGTTGCGGGTAACCCCTCCTGCACCGACAACAAACACTGTCTCATTAGGGACTGTGTTCGTGGCCAAGGAGGAGTCTAAAGAGAACCCACCAGGCCAGTTGGCTGCACAGTTGACGAGTGTTGCCATCGAGGGACTGACTGACGAGGAGCTGTCGGACAGCGGAGGGGAAGGAATGTACAGGGAGAGAGACGAGTTTGTTGTCAGGAATGAGGACATCGAAAGCTTGAAG GTAACAATGAGAGCAGGCAGTGAGCCTCCAGCCATCTGGAAAGTCCAGAAGGCTCTGCTACAAAAATTTGTGCCTGAGTTGAGAGATGGAAAGAGAGTCTTCTCAGCCACTAACAGT TATCTTGGATACTTCGGTGACGCCAAGACCATGTACCAGAGGGTATATGTGAAGTTCTTGGACACAGTAAACAAAAGGGAGTATGTACGAGTTTGTAGTCGAAAGCCACGCTGCAAGCCTATGAACTCGCTAAG GGGTGTTCAAGTGAAAACCTTGCTGGGCTTGACAGCCGCACCTTGCTCAGTCTCCCAGAGCCAAAAACCTCGACCCAAGCAGCTGAAGCCCAGAGCTGAGCCACCAccgaagaagaggaggaaatggAAGGAGGAGTTTTCATCTACTGcctctggatcatctgcagaagAAGGTGGTGAAGATGATG AGTTAAACCCTCCAGTGCCGTTTGCTTCACGGTTACTGAACACGAGAACCACGAAGGAGACATTCAAGAGCTTTGTGGAGCTGCTCATCAGCGTTGCCTTAGACGAAGATGTGATGACAGCACTCGAGCGGGCAAATG ATGAATTGCTGCTGCCACATATGAAAAGAGTGGACGGAATGATCACTGACAACAGGAAACGCCTGCTTAACAAACTGCACATAGGGCAGGTACTAAAG ACGGCTCTAGACAGCTTCCCAGAGATCTCAGTGGTGACAGAACTGAAGAAAGATGGAGAAACCCCGGCCTTTAAGGTGCGTCTCAGTGGAAAGGCCTacaacaagaaaaccatgaagcCCTACAAGATGCCTAACAAAGTGCCACAG GAGTATACAGTGGATCAGCAGAAAACTCAGTGGTTCTCTCTGTACCACTCTTTGCAACATTACAAGTACCACACGTACCTCATGTGTAAGGACGAG ATTGCATCTATGAGGGTGCAGACGGGGGACCTGGGGCAGGAGGAGACGGTACAGAAGTGTCTGCAGAACGGAGCTTGGGTAGAAGGGCTCTATGATCGCTTTGGAGAGCTAATCAATCAAGTGCAGCAGGCCTGCAGATGA